The Bacteroidales bacterium genomic sequence CTATCAATAATGAATCTTAGAAAAGGTTCGAAGATTATTATCTTAACATTTTGTTGTTCTAACTTTTTAAATAATTCTATGATTTTATCATTAAACCCTTCACTAAATGTTCTACCGTATATTGCTATTTTCATTTATTAATGATTTTTAATAATAAACAAATTAATATTACATTTTTAAATTTCCAAAATTAACCTGAATAATATATGTTAAAATGGAGTTTTGAAATGCATATAAAATCCGGATTCTAAATATTTATTAATCGAATATTCAAAACGAATAATTTTATCGTAATAAGTTACAAAATCTAATCCTATTCCGTAACTAAATAAAAATTCATTAACCATATCATCGCTTTTTTGTGTATATTTATCATATACATAACCGGAATCAAAAAACAAATTCAAATAAAAAGCATAGTGAATTTTATTAAATTTAGTCAAAGGTATAAAATCAAATTTTTTTATTCTTGGTTTTATTAGTTCGTATTTAAAAGTGCTTTGATTTATAATATAATCTTGTCCATTAATTACATATAGTTCAAAACCCCTTAAATAAGTTTCGTATCCAAGTGCCTTTTTAATATAAAAAGCTTGTTTATTGTTATTTGATTTTTTTCCTTTAATGCCAGTTGAAAAATATATTTTTTCAGTTGGATTGAAATATTTATTATATGTTAATTCTAATGAAAAAATATTAAAATTATTTTTTTGTTTGATAATTGTACTATAATTAGTTAAAAGCGCTTTAAAATTATATCCGTTTAATGGATAAGCCTTAGAATCTAAATAGTTTAATAAATAATGATATCTGAATTTAAAAAATGAAATATTTGTACTTTCCTTACCAAAATATTCAGGGTTTAAAATAGCAATTGTATCTGCTACCGAACAAGTAATTGAATTTATAGTAAATTTATGTTTCTTATACAAACCTATTCTGTATGTTGCAATTAATGCTGCAATTATTTCTTTTTTAATATATTTTTCGTCTGATTTATAAAATATTAATTTATTATTATTAGTATTATAAGCAGTTTCATGCATTTGGAAATAAGAATATTCTATATTTATTCCGAAATTTTGTTTTTTATTAATATATGGTATTTCATAATTTAACATAAACTGTTCTTTATATCCAAATCTTGTTTTTATACTTAGATTTTCATTTCTGCCTCTGAAATTATACCTGACAAAATGAAATCCGTAGTTAATTTTACTATAATCTTTTGAATATATAAAAGAACTGAAATTTCTATCGGCGTGTTCAAATATAGGATAGGGCCATGTGTACCACCTTTCCTCAACAATAATAGATATATGAATAAAGTTTGTGTTTAAAATTGATGAATTAATAGTTACATAATTAAAAAGTGAAGTATTCAGCAGGCTTTCTTTACTCCGGTTAATATGGGAATCTAAATTATTAAAATGTATAGTATCGCCAATACTAAATGTTAGTTCGCGAATTATAATTTGTGATTTTGTTGTTTTATTCCCTTTTATCTCAATTTTTGAAATTATATAAAAATCATTTATTTCTTTTTTGTTTAAACGATTTATTATCTGCGACTTACATATTGCCGTTTTATTTAAGGAAATAATAATTATAATAATAATAAAAGTATAATAAACATGATTTAATTTATTCATTTGCAAAAATATAACATGCTAAATATTCAGGTACTTTATAAAAGAATCAAATCTTTCTTTATATAATTGATCTAACTCATCATCTTTTAAAAATGAAGCTTTAATTTGATAGTTGTAACGTTCAAAAGTTTGTATAATACCTGACAAATCGGTTTTATTAATTTTTAAAGTTAAATCTAATTTTGTTGAATCAACGGAAGAAGATATATATAAACTTAATATTTTTGCGTCATTACTTTCAATTATTTGAGCAATTTGGCTTAAATAATAATCATTATCATTAAGTTCCAATACAATAATTCCTCCGGGATTTCCTAATGCTGAAAGAGTTGCAAAATTTTGAATTAAATTCTGCATAGTAATAAGCCCCATATATTCTTGTTTGTTATTTAATACAGGAACAATAGTTAATTTTAATTTAGAAACTAACTCAAGTACTTCATAAATATGTTGATTATAATATACATAAGGATTAAATAAAGATAACTTGTGATTTCCTATGGCTTCATCGGATGCGTTCAAATCATAAATATCAGCATCAGAAATCACTCCAAGTAATTCTTTATTATTAACTATAGGCAAATGTGATATTCTAAAAATTTCCATCCAGTTAAGAGCTGTAGTACCCGTATCTGATGTTTTTAACGAAGGTACTGTATCAGATAATAAATCTTTTGCTAACATGATTATTTATAAATCAAAAATACTATTAACTTTGTTTTTCAAATATAATGTTAAATTTTACTTTAATACAAATATATTATATTAAATTATGACTAAGCTCAGTATAAATATCAATAAAATTGCTACTTTAAGAAATGCAAGAGGAGGTAATATTCCAAATGTTTTACAAGCTACCAAAGATTGTCAACGTTTTGGGGCACAGGGAATTACCGTCCACCCCAGACCTGATGAACGTCATATACGGTATCAGGATGCTATTGATATTAAACCTGTTATTACAACAGAATTTAATATTGAAGGATATCCATCTATAAATTTTTTAGATTTAGTTTGTAAAATAAAGCCCGATCAGGTTACTCTTGTTCCTGATCCGCCCCATGCACTTACGTCTGATTCAGGGTGGGATACAAAATCAGAAAAAGCATTTTTAACAGAAGTTGTTGCTGAACTTAAAGATTATGAAATAAGAACTTCGATATTTGTTGATACTGATCCTGAAAATATAATAAATGCAAAAGATACAGGTACAGACCGTATTGAATTATATACCGAACCATATGCACAAAATTTCTCAAAAAATAAAGAAGAAGCTATTAAACCTTTTATTAATGCTGCAAATATTGCCATTGAGCTTGGAATTGGTATTAATGCCGGACATGATCTAAATCTTGAAAATCTGAATTATTTTTGTAAAAATATTCCTAACCTTAAAGAAGTATCTATTGGACATGCTTTAATTTCTGATGCTTTATATTTTGGACTGGAAAATGTAATTCAAATGTATTTAAGATTGTTGCAATAAGTAATAGATTCAAAGTTTCAAATGCAACTTTTTCGTTAATATTTTTTAATGCAATTATTTTATAGAAAATTTGGACAGGGACAGCCTGTTATTATTCTTCACGGACTTTATGGATCTTCTGATAATTGGGTTACTGTTGGAAAAAAATTAGCTGATAATTTTGAAGTTTTTTTGATCGACCAAAGAAATCATGGCAAATCGCCTCATAGTGCATATCATAATTATGAACTAATGAAAAATGATTTGCTCGAATTTATGGATGAGCATTTTATTAAAAAAGCTGTAATTATAGGGCATTCTATGGGAGGCAAAACTGCAATGTTTTTTTCATTGGATTTTCCCGAAAGGTTAAATTCACTTATTGTAATTGACATTTCACCTAAATCATATTTGAATTTAACAGATTACTCACCCTTAGCTATTAAGCATTTGAATATTATTAACGCTATGTTATCAATTGATTTTAGCTTAGTTAAAAAACGTAATGATGCAGATAGTGTACTGGCAAAAACCATAAATTCGGTTATTCAAAGACAATTTCTATTAAAAAATATACATCGGGATAAAAATAATAACTTTTCATGGAAACTTAATATTGAAGCGATTAGAAACAATTTACCTGATATTTTAGATGGTTTAAATAAAAATATCTCAGAAGAAAATAAAACTACTGATTTTCCTGTATTATTTATTAAAGGAGAAAACTCTGATTATATACAGAAAAAAGATTATACTTTAATAAGAAACATTTTTCCTTATGCGGATATTAAAGTAATTAAAAATGCAAGTCACTGGGTTCTTGCAGAAAAGCCAATTGAATTGATAAATATTATATCTGAATTTATTCACAGATAAAATATTTAATTTATCAGGAGATAATTTCAATATTTTCTTCAGGAATTAATTCTTCGCCTCGATATTTGAAAAATAATTGCACTACAGCTAATACGTCTTTTTGACAATATTTAACTATTCTTTGTAAATCTTTTTCTTCCCAGTAAACTTTGCTAACATCACTTCCGCTAATATCATCTTTTGGTGTGGAAATATTAAAAATTTTTGTTAATAAATCTAATGAGGTATAATGTTTATAATCGCCAAATTTCCATAATTCCATTGTATCAAGATGTTTTATTTCCCATGGTTTTTTTCCTGCAATATCAAGTAATTTTGGAAGTTTTAATCCATTAATTAATATACGCCGTGCAATGTAAGGGAAATCAAATTCTTTACCATTATGTGCACAAAGTAAAAAACCATCAGAATAATAATATTTGTTTAGAAGTTCTATAAAACCGGAAAGAATTAATTTTTCATCATCACCGAAAAAAGATTTAATTCTTAAAGATTTTGTATTATTTATTTTACTAATAAATGCACAGGAAATACAAATGATTTTGCCAAATTCGGCAAAAATACCTGCTTTTTCATATACATCTTTACCAGATTTATTTTCTTTTTCCTGAATATAAGAAGTTTTTTTATCCCAAAGTTCCTGAAATTTATTATCAAGATTATCAAAATCAGGTTCGCAAGGAACGGTTTCAATATCCAAGAACAGTATTTTTTCTTCATTAATTCTTTCTAACATTTCATAAATTCTTAATTCTATAATTCTAAACCTTCTTTTTTTAAATTCATTTTAATTATTGATGTAAGTATATCAATAGCTACAATATTGTTTCCTCCCTGAGGGATTATTAAATCGGCATAATTTTTTGAAGGTTCAATAAATTGCAAATGCATTGGTTTTACTGTTTTCTCATATCTTTCTAAAACCATTTCCACAGTTCTGCCTCTTTCGGCAATATCCCTGTTTATTACACGCATTAATCTATCATCGGCATCGGCATGTACAAAAACTTTTATATCGAATAAATCTCTTAAATTTTTATTTGTTAAAATTAAAATACCTTCAACTATTATAACATGCTTAGGATTAATTGAAACTGTTTTTTCTGACCTTGTACAAGTTAAATATGAATAGATTGGTTGTTGAATTATTTCACCTTTTTTTAATTTATTTATATGGTCAGTTAATAACTCAAATTCTAATGCATTAGGATGATCAAAATTAATTCCTTTTCTTTCTTCGATAGATAAATGACCATTGTCTTTATAATATGAATCTTGCGATAAAATTGCAACTTCATTTTCAGAAAAACTTTTAATCATTTTTTTTACTACTGTTGTTTTGCCTGAACCTGTACCGCCTGCAATACCAATAATAAGCATATAATTTTTAGTTTAATTGATTATTAAATAGTAAATTAGCCCCAATAATTTCTTATAAAGAATTGTGTAATATACCAATTTTATTAATAAACATTTCAAAATAAAATAAAACTTTTTTAAAATCTATTTTAAATTTATGTTTAATTAATTATATACTAAATGAAAAAATTATATCCGTTAAAATTCAAACCAATTTTAAAAGATAAAATATGGGGAGGTGATAAATTAAAATTAATTTTAAATAAAAATTATGCTCCGCTTCCAAATTGTGGAGAAAGCTGGGAAATATCAGGTGTTCAGGATAATATTTCTGTAGTTTCAAATGGCTTTCTTGCTGATAACAACCTTGAGGAAATAATAGAAGTATATATGGGAGATTTGGTTGGGGATAAAGTTTATGACTTGTTTGGAATGAAATTTCCGCTATTAATTAAATTTATTGACGCTAACGATCAACTGTCTATACAGGTTCATCCTGATGATGAATTAGCTTTTAAACGTCATAAAGGTTTTGGGAAAACTGAAATGTGGTACATTATAAATGCTGATAATAATGCCGAATTAATCTCCGGGTTTAATAAGGATGTTAACAAAAAGGAATACATTAATCACTTAAACCAAAATACATTAAAAGAAATTTTAAATATTGAGAAAGTAAGTAGTGGAAATGTATTTTTTATACCGTCAGGTAGGGTTCACGCAATTTGTAAAGGCATTGTACTTGCTGAAATCCAACAAACTTCAGATGTAACTTATAGAATATATGATTGGGACAGAATTGATACAAACGGAAAAAAACGTGATTTACATACTGAATTAGCTTTAGATGCAATTGATTTTAAATATTACAGTGATTATAAAACAAAATATTTTAAAAAACTTAACGAAAGTTCAACATTAATTAATTGTAAATACTTTACAACTAATATTTTAGAATTTAATCAAACAATAGAAAAAGACTATAACAATATTGATTCATTTATTATTCTTATGTGTATTGAAGGTGAATATTTAATAAAATATGACAACAAAGAAAAACCTGTAAAAGCATATAAGGGAGAAACAATTTTATTACCGGCTTGTATAAAATATTTTGAATTAAAACCATTAACACAAACAAAATTGCTTGAAATCTATATTTCAGGTATCAAAAAATAATTTAGTTTTAATTATTATTTTCAGAAAAAATTAATTTATCTGACTATTGAAATTTTAGTATTACTCCTGTTGAAAAATCATAAGGTTTTAAAATTATATTAAATGAAGAAAGATATACTTATTAAAACGGCGAGATTTATTATAAGTAATGTTGATGTAAAAAAATGTCCTTCTGCGGTTTATCCTGAATATGCATTTGTTGGAAGATCAAATGTCGGGAAATCTTCATTAATAAATATGCTTACTAATAATAAAAGTCTTGCTAAAATATCATCAAAGCCGGGAAAAACAAAATTGATAAATCATTTTTTAATTAATAATAATTGGTATTTGGTTGACTTGCCCGGATATGGATATGCAAAAATTTCAAAAAAAGAAAGAACACTAATAGGTAAGATAATAAAACAATATATTGAAAAGAGAGAAAATCTAACTTGTTTATTTTTATTGATAGATTCCAGATTAAAACCACAACAAAACGACATGGAATTTATTGAATGGTTAGGTATTAATAAGGTTCCAATCGCTTTGGTCTTTACTAAAACAGATAAATTATCAAAGTACCAGCTTGATTCAAATATTACAAACTTTAAAAATGAATTATTGAAACAATGGGAAAAACTTCCACAATATTTTTTAACATCAGCCAAAACCAAAAAAGGTAAGGATGAAATACTAAATTATATTTGGGAAATAAACAAAAACATGTAGCTAATCAGTTTATATAAATAACCAGTAATTATGTTAAATGAAATAATTGAATAGTTTTGTCATGTGGTAGTCATTCAATGGTCATTAATAGTCATTTAATTGCAAATTAAAAATTAATAAAAATGAAATTGGAAGAATTACAGGTTTATCAATTATCAATGGAGATTGGTGAAAAAGTATGGAATATAGTAATCAATTGGGATTATTTTTTAAAGGATACTATTGGAAGACAATTGGTTAGGGCTGTTGATTCAGTAGCAGCAAACCTAAGTTCACCCAGTGAAATAATTTTAAATCTTTAAAATACAATGTTTTATACATATGTTTTGTTAAGTGAAAAAGATGATAATTTATATATTGGTTTTACAAAAGATTTAAAATTAAGATTTGAACAACACAGAAAAGGTTTTGTAAAATCAACAAAAAATAGAAGGCCATTAAATTTGATATATTATGAGGCATGTTTAATACAAGATGATGCAATTAGAAGAGAAAAGTATTTAAAAACGTATTATGGAAAAATGTTTATTAGAAAACGACTCAAATCTTATTTCACAGGGTAGAGGTTTTGGAAGATATCATTATAAAGAAGCCAAGAATTTCAGTTATTATTCCAGAGGCTCCTTGTACGAAACCAAAACATGGCATACTAAAGCATATAATAGAAATTTAATTACCGAAGAAGAATTTCAAATTTTCCAAAATGAAATCAATAATATTGGAATAAAACTGAATAACTACATCAAATCAATAGGAAAAAACATAAAATAACAATTGAATGACAACGAAGCAAATGACAATTGAATGACTATTAATGACAATTGAATAACAGCGAAGCAAATGACAAAAGAGAACTTGAATACAACACAGTTAAATTTCATTAGATTAACTACTAAATAATTACCAAAAACATTAAAAAAATAGCAAATTAGATTAAAAAATTAAAAATCATAATTGATTATTTATAAATTTGCAATTAAATATTTTTATTAATTATCTCTTAAGCAATTAAAAATGTCAGTTAATGCACCAATAAAAATTTTCTCCGGTACTGCATCAAAATATTTAGCGGAAAAAATTGCCAAAAATTATGGCATAGAATTAGGGAAAACTTCGATACAAAAATTCAGTGATGGAGAATTTCAGCCATCATACGAAGAAACAGTAAGAGGCGCAATGATTTTCATAATTCAGTCAACCTTTACTCCTACCGAAAACTTATTTGAATTACTATTAATGATTGATGCTGCTAAAAGAGCATCTGCATATAAAGTTGTTGCAGTAATTCCTTATTTTGGTTTTGCACGACAAGACAGGAAAGATAA encodes the following:
- a CDS encoding class I mannose-6-phosphate isomerase — protein: MKKLYPLKFKPILKDKIWGGDKLKLILNKNYAPLPNCGESWEISGVQDNISVVSNGFLADNNLEEIIEVYMGDLVGDKVYDLFGMKFPLLIKFIDANDQLSIQVHPDDELAFKRHKGFGKTEMWYIINADNNAELISGFNKDVNKKEYINHLNQNTLKEILNIEKVSSGNVFFIPSGRVHAICKGIVLAEIQQTSDVTYRIYDWDRIDTNGKKRDLHTELALDAIDFKYYSDYKTKYFKKLNESSTLINCKYFTTNILEFNQTIEKDYNNIDSFIILMCIEGEYLIKYDNKEKPVKAYKGETILLPACIKYFELKPLTQTKLLEIYISGIKK
- a CDS encoding pyridoxine 5'-phosphate synthase, whose protein sequence is MTKLSININKIATLRNARGGNIPNVLQATKDCQRFGAQGITVHPRPDERHIRYQDAIDIKPVITTEFNIEGYPSINFLDLVCKIKPDQVTLVPDPPHALTSDSGWDTKSEKAFLTEVVAELKDYEIRTSIFVDTDPENIINAKDTGTDRIELYTEPYAQNFSKNKEEAIKPFINAANIAIELGIGINAGHDLNLENLNYFCKNIPNLKEVSIGHALISDALYFGLENVIQMYLRLLQ
- a CDS encoding alpha/beta fold hydrolase, whose amino-acid sequence is MQLFYRKFGQGQPVIILHGLYGSSDNWVTVGKKLADNFEVFLIDQRNHGKSPHSAYHNYELMKNDLLEFMDEHFIKKAVIIGHSMGGKTAMFFSLDFPERLNSLIVIDISPKSYLNLTDYSPLAIKHLNIINAMLSIDFSLVKKRNDADSVLAKTINSVIQRQFLLKNIHRDKNNNFSWKLNIEAIRNNLPDILDGLNKNISEENKTTDFPVLFIKGENSDYIQKKDYTLIRNIFPYADIKVIKNASHWVLAEKPIELINIISEFIHR
- a CDS encoding four helix bundle protein codes for the protein MKLEELQVYQLSMEIGEKVWNIVINWDYFLKDTIGRQLVRAVDSVAANLSSPSEIILNL
- a CDS encoding YihA family ribosome biogenesis GTP-binding protein, coding for MLIKTARFIISNVDVKKCPSAVYPEYAFVGRSNVGKSSLINMLTNNKSLAKISSKPGKTKLINHFLINNNWYLVDLPGYGYAKISKKERTLIGKIIKQYIEKRENLTCLFLLIDSRLKPQQNDMEFIEWLGINKVPIALVFTKTDKLSKYQLDSNITNFKNELLKQWEKLPQYFLTSAKTKKGKDEILNYIWEINKNM
- a CDS encoding CBS domain-containing protein — translated: MLAKDLLSDTVPSLKTSDTGTTALNWMEIFRISHLPIVNNKELLGVISDADIYDLNASDEAIGNHKLSLFNPYVYYNQHIYEVLELVSKLKLTIVPVLNNKQEYMGLITMQNLIQNFATLSALGNPGGIIVLELNDNDYYLSQIAQIIESNDAKILSLYISSSVDSTKLDLTLKINKTDLSGIIQTFERYNYQIKASFLKDDELDQLYKERFDSFIKYLNI
- a CDS encoding four helix bundle protein — protein: MEKCLLENDSNLISQGRGFGRYHYKEAKNFSYYSRGSLYETKTWHTKAYNRNLITEEEFQIFQNEINNIGIKLNNYIKSIGKNIK
- the udk gene encoding uridine kinase → MLIIGIAGGTGSGKTTVVKKMIKSFSENEVAILSQDSYYKDNGHLSIEERKGINFDHPNALEFELLTDHINKLKKGEIIQQPIYSYLTCTRSEKTVSINPKHVIIVEGILILTNKNLRDLFDIKVFVHADADDRLMRVINRDIAERGRTVEMVLERYEKTVKPMHLQFIEPSKNYADLIIPQGGNNIVAIDILTSIIKMNLKKEGLEL
- a CDS encoding GIY-YIG nuclease family protein, whose product is MFYTYVLLSEKDDNLYIGFTKDLKLRFEQHRKGFVKSTKNRRPLNLIYYEACLIQDDAIRREKYLKTYYGKMFIRKRLKSYFTG
- a CDS encoding 3'-5' exonuclease, with product MLERINEEKILFLDIETVPCEPDFDNLDNKFQELWDKKTSYIQEKENKSGKDVYEKAGIFAEFGKIICISCAFISKINNTKSLRIKSFFGDDEKLILSGFIELLNKYYYSDGFLLCAHNGKEFDFPYIARRILINGLKLPKLLDIAGKKPWEIKHLDTMELWKFGDYKHYTSLDLLTKIFNISTPKDDISGSDVSKVYWEEKDLQRIVKYCQKDVLAVVQLFFKYRGEELIPEENIEIIS